A DNA window from Pyrus communis chromosome 3, drPyrComm1.1, whole genome shotgun sequence contains the following coding sequences:
- the LOC137730344 gene encoding sodium/calcium exchanger NCL2-like — MSLDMSRPALFIIFLVLQLVHLGSGRVVRDSSLISNGINDETSQSSIVEALNLKADSVTCEPFYGFLPCATSVWGLLFLIIVYEVLLSLADHYVSRGSEIFFELFGTGIFGASAFHLLGLIPQVGVVLVTGITATTETAEEMAKMNMSMLAGSTIMILTLIWGSVVAFGSSDLSDSQTSSKSENKNPFSLTGSGVRTDVETRDTARIMMLSLIPFLVLQLAKILTSTTAVRVVILISLLIASAILATYIIYQFFQPWIQSRRLEYLMRKYIPKILLGLLTVDGNANESSIKELFHRIDKNHNTYISADELRALILGIQIEAIGLDDDDYAEEVMKQFDLSGDAQIAETEFVNGLSKWINPDKAPANGKDNEHRSLFRRNNSKNETSMEDQQTPLISKKKKTRGADTSWMNLLKAAFLIILGTAITAFLSMPLMVGLQEFSTAASIPSFTTSYVVIPLATNYRVALMSVSSAKEKTENAISLTLSEIYNAAFMNNIVGLVIFLALVYIRNLSWDVAAEVLVVLIISIAVGLSASFSRRFPLWTCILAYILYPISLLLVYVLTIVIGWS; from the exons ATGTCTCTGGATATGTCAAGACCAGCTCTGTTCATCATTTTTCTGGTCCTCCAACTAGTCCATTTAGGAAGCGGCCGGGTTGTTAGAGACTCCAGTCTTATATCCAATGGAATAAACGACGAAACAAGCCAATCTTCGATCGTCGAAGCTCTGAATCTTAAAGCAGATTCTGTGACTTGTGAACCATTTTATGGCTTCTTGCCTTGTGCAACTTCAGTTTGGGGCTTGCTTTTTCTGATAATCGTCTACGAGGTCTTGCTCTCACTCGCAGATCATTACGTTTCAAGAGGATCTGAAATCTTCTTTGAATTGTTTGGGACTGGTATCTTTGGTGCTAGTGCTTTCCACCTGCTTGGCTTGATTCCACAAGTTGGAGTGGTTCTTG TAACTGGAATTACAGCAACTACAGAAACTGCGGAGGAAATGGCAAAAATGAACATGAGCATGCTTGCAGGATCAACAATCATGATTCTTACCCTAATTTGGGGTTCTGTTGTTGCTTTCGGTAGCTCCGACCTCTCGGATTCTCAAACTTCATCAAAGTCAGAAAATAAGAACCCCTTCAGTTTAACTG GTTCTGGTGTAAGAACGGATGTTGAAACCCGAGATACTGCAAGAATCATGATGCTCTCGTTGATTCCATTTCTCGTTCTTCAACTGGCAAAAATCTTGACTTCAACCACAGCGGTTCGAGTTGTGATCTTAATTTCTCTACTGATTGCATCTGCAATCCTTGCCACTTACATCATCTACCAG TTCTTTCAACCATGGATTCAGAGCAGAAGGCTTGAATATTTGATGCGTAAATACATACCGAAGATTCTGCTGGGTCTTCTGACAGTAGACGGAAACGCTAATGAATCCAGTATAAAAGA GCTGTTCCATAGAATAGACAAGAATCATAACACATACATATCAGCAGATGAACTTAGAGCATTGATCCTAGGAATACAAATAGAAGCAATAGGTCTGGATGATGATGATTATGCAGAAGAAGTGATGAAGCAATTTGATCTCTCTGGCGACGCTCAAATAGCTGAGACGGAGTTTGTGAATGGACTCTCAAAATGGATTAATCCAGATAAGGCCCCTGCCAACGGTAAAGATAATGAACATAGATCGCTTTTCAGAAGAAATAATTCCAAG AATGAGACATCTATGGAAGATCAGCAGACACCGCTGATCTCTAAGAAAAAGAAGACTAGGGGTGCTGATACATCGTGGATGAATCTCCTGAAGGCTGCTTTTCTAATTATTCTAGGAACTGCCATAACGGCTTTTCTTTCCATGCCCCTCATGGTAGGTCTCCAAGAGTTTTCCACTGCTGCAAGCATCCCTTCTTTCACGACCTCGTATGTTGTGATACCCTTGGCTACAAATTACAGAGTGGCGCTAATGTCTGTATCATCTGCCAAAGAAAAGACGGAGAATGCCATCTCTTTAACGCTTTCTGAG ATTTACAACGCTGCATTCATGAACAATATTGTGGGGTTGGTCATATTTTTGGCTCTTGTTTACATACGCAATTTATCATGGGATGTGGCTGCTGAAGTTTTAgttgttttaattatttcgATAGCGGTTGGTCTTTCTGCAAGCTTCAGCAGAAGGTTCCCATTGTGGACATGCATTCTAGCATACATCCTGTACCCCATATCACTGCTGCTGGTTTATGTTCTTACCATTGTTATCGGATGGTCTTAA